The proteins below are encoded in one region of Cohaesibacter intestini:
- a CDS encoding Crp/Fnr family transcriptional regulator, which produces MLTTSLTPDEIGTLRLAPIFRSLAEETLDELLLSARPRQYARGKTLFVQNEPADCFYVVLEGWVKIFRINPNGEEAVIGVFTRGQSFAEAAAFTGGEFPATGETVTDCRLLRLESARLIATIKKNPEMGLAMLASTSQHLHMLIQQIEQLKAQTGVQRVAEFLLDQTSSRVGSCMVQLPYDKALIAGRLGIKPESLSRAFKRLREHGVDIQQNHAVIDELRALQKLIDKD; this is translated from the coding sequence GTGCTAACCACCTCATTGACACCGGATGAAATCGGTACGCTTCGTCTTGCTCCAATCTTTCGGAGCCTGGCCGAGGAAACGCTGGATGAGTTGCTTCTGTCCGCGCGGCCACGCCAATATGCCCGTGGCAAGACTCTGTTTGTCCAGAATGAACCAGCTGATTGCTTCTATGTGGTGCTGGAAGGCTGGGTCAAGATTTTCCGCATCAATCCCAATGGCGAAGAAGCCGTGATCGGTGTGTTCACCCGCGGCCAGAGCTTCGCTGAAGCGGCAGCCTTTACCGGGGGGGAATTTCCTGCGACGGGTGAGACGGTGACGGATTGCCGGTTGTTGCGACTGGAATCCGCGCGCTTGATCGCCACAATCAAGAAAAATCCCGAAATGGGTTTGGCCATGCTGGCCTCCACCTCCCAGCACTTGCATATGCTGATTCAACAGATCGAGCAGTTGAAGGCCCAAACCGGCGTGCAGCGGGTGGCCGAGTTCCTGCTTGACCAGACATCTTCCCGCGTAGGCAGCTGCATGGTGCAGCTACCCTATGACAAGGCCCTGATTGCAGGGCGTCTGGGCATCAAGCCTGAGAGCCTCTCTCGAGCCTTCAAGCGCCTGCGCGAGCATGGGGTCGACATTCAGCAGAATCACGCGGTGATAGACGAGCTGCGCGCATTGCAAAAGCTGATTGACAAGGACTGA